One Thunnus albacares chromosome 12, fThuAlb1.1, whole genome shotgun sequence genomic region harbors:
- the LOC122993278 gene encoding RE1-silencing transcription factor B-like isoform X3 codes for MCSVVGCDSWRRSAQRFKLPEDPEKRLEWVQFLAEVNGQRFKESCWTDITICREHFTNDCYETLTDTVHLKPRAVPSLCFKSEPEEPDPDHVSPKCEDPVDTTEVSTLCDQFKTCDSPTYYSEESSTSAAAQGSPAPSDDSCSDTSDAFMCDYGQVLQRIVNLDVIREKAALLQKKGQYVVNEKRLLKLFSCKCPLCGSKVKLEKFTHGILIIVNQQCLECEYRNQWKSQVNASVPTAHLTGGIDVTPETQKEVPTDDNSSVTGVSEIVAVIDEQSDPMDETESSDEGDMDSDEEWNPAVETLVAKGLQSESDEESEYEDDDNPVPKHSQLCTECGIFFNKLKPHTCEHKIKPYSCNICGKRCVSETALNSHSRVHDDNYEHRCKYCHVTFKTKVDKITHEQIHLTQGKPYKCPDCSETFATNKERRIHLEDHRGPRQLKCDICGFEFDRPRSLRRHLLVHSGVKPFKCSVCQRGFNQPSHLKSHMRLHTGERPFKCQHCDKRFNHNVSLKSHVQRYHTSGSGCERKKGKERASDTSDAQEDGSQKGTDLEVDNVEEEQQHTEEEVQNERLTTAKMKRRRSTGRPIGRPKRDAAGNLILGNQMEGQGLNTKTGKVKGQKLKRKRSSNEESEDELTNSDTSFDSAEEEEEEDEEERSKTVRKNAGRGKTRPKNDSDSDFDPEEQTKQKRHNSQSSGIRGNVGIAASQIQSTWA; via the exons ATGTGCTCCGTCGTCGGTTGTGATTCGTGGCGTCGCAGTGCGCAACGCTTCAAGTTACCAGAAGATCCAGAGAAGAGACTGGAGTGGGTCCAGTTTCTTGCCGAAGTCAACGGGCAACGTTTTAAAGAATCGTGCTGGACTGATATCACTATTTGTAGGGAACACTTTACAAATGACTGCTATGAAACCCTGACTGACACGGTCCACCTGAAGCCCAGAGCTGTTCCATCACTGTGTTTCAAGTCAGAGCCAGAGGAACCTGACCCGGACCATGTGAGCCCTAAATGTGAG GACCCTGTGGACACGACAGAAGTATCTACTCTGTGTGATCAATTTAAAACATGTGACAGTCCAACTTACTATTCTGAAGAATCTTCAACTTCAGCAG CTGCCCAAGGAAGCCCAGCGCCGAGTGATGACTCATGTTCCGATACTTCAGATGCTTTCATGTGTGATTATGGTCAGGTGCTACAAAGAATTGTGAACCTTGATGTGATCAGGGAAAA GGCTGCACTTCTTCAGAAGAAAGGGCAGTATGTTGTGAATGAAAAACGACTCCTCAAGTTGTTTAGCTGCAAGTGCCCTTTATGTGGGTCTAAAGTGAAGCTGGAGAAGTTCACCCATGGGATTCTCATCATTGTGAACCAACAGTGCCTTGAATGTGAATACAGAAACCAGTGGAAGAGCCAGGTCAATGCTAGTGTCCCAACAGCTCACCTGACAGGAGGCATAGATGTAACTCCAGAGACCCAAAAG GAAGTCCCAACAGATGACAACAGCAGCGTCACTGGTGTCTCTGAGATTGTTGCTGTTATCGATGAGCAAAGTGATCCAATGGATGAAACCGAATCCAGTGATGAAGGTGACATGGATTCAGATGAAGAATGGAATCCAGCAGTGGAGACTTTAGTGGCTAAAGGGCTTCAAAGTGAATCTGATGAGGAAAGTGAATACGAAGATGATGATAATCCTGTCCCCAAACACAGTCAGCTCTGCACAGAGTGTGGAATATTTTTCAATAAATTGAAGCCTCACACTTGTGAGCATAAAATTAAACCCTATTCTTGTAACATTTGTGGCAAGAGATGTGTCAGTGAGACTGCTCTAAACTCTCACAGCAGAGTCCACGATGACAACTATGAGCATCGGTGCAAATACTGCCATgttacattcaaaacaaaagtgGACAAAATCACTCACGAACAGATCCATCTGACTCAAGGAAAACCGTATAAATGTCCAGACTGTTCAGAGACATTTGCTACCAATAAAGAACGCAGAATTCACCTGGAAGATCACAGAGGCCCCAGGCAGTTAAAATGTGACATCTGTGGGTTTGAATTTGACCGTCCCCGTTCTCTCCGGAGACACTTACTTGTGCATAGTGGAGTGAAGCCATTTAAGTGTTCAGTGTGCCAACGTGGCTTCAACCAGCCAAGCCACCTCAAATCCCACATGCGCCTACACACAGGGGAGAGGCCTTTTAAGTGTCAGCATTGTGACAAACGCTTCAATCACAACGTGAGCTTGAAGAGTCATGTGCAGCGTTACCACAC ATCCGGTTCTGGATGTGAACGGAAGAAGGGTAAGGAAAGGGCAAGCGACACTAGTGATGCTCAAGAGGATGGGAGTCAGAAAGGCACAGATTTGGAGGTCGACAATgtagaggaggagcagcagcataCAGAAGAGGAGGTGCAGAATGAGAGACTTACtacagcaaaaatgaaaaggaggaggagcacAGGCAGACCCATAGGAAGGCCCAAGAGAGATGCAGCAGGCAACTTAATTCTGGGCAATCAAATGGAAGGCCAGGGTTTAAATACTAAgactggaaaagtaaagggacAGAAGTTGAAAAGAAAACGTTCTAGCAACGAAGAGAGTGAGGATGAGCTGACCAACAGTGACACATCCTTTGActcagcagaagaagaagaagaagaagatgaagaggagagaagcaaAACAGTGAGAAAGAATGCtgggagaggaaaaacaagaccAAAAAATGACAGTGACTCTGATTTTGACCcagaagaacaaacaaagcaaaagagGCACAACAGCCAGAGCAGTG GTATCCGGGGGAACGTGGGCATAGCAGCCAGCCAGATTCAGAGCACCTGGGCCTGA
- the LOC122993278 gene encoding zinc finger protein 8-like isoform X1 has protein sequence MCSVVGCDSWRRSAQRFKLPEDPEERLEWVQFLGEANRQRFKESCWTDITICIEHFTHDCYEKLTPTGRVQLKPRAVPSLCLKSEPEEPLESPQHVEPVETTEVASQCDLTTWHGPNPCSQNSRANSNGSLTSPGSSVVSLSCSPDVSNTGQMQQDVMNINLNQEKAACVPMEGKVVVNGNCLMQLFRNRCPSCGGMLQMEKVTHGILIIFNQQCLQCEYRNQWKSQVNSAPTADQHLTGSIDVTPEIQQEPVETAEVACQCDLKTYDSPASCFEESRVNSNGSLASPGSSGVSLSYSPDVGQMQQNVMNIDLNQEKAAHLQMKGKVVVYENCLIQLFRHKCPSCGGKLQMEKVTHGMLIILNQQCLQCEYRNQWKSQVNASVPPAEVQHLTEGTEVTPETQQTTLTDVDPSCAVSSEIVTFSDEESNPSDEGEEGDQGAVSSDGEWNPTEDILLAEELAKGSDEETEEEGDFDSRSGLRINELCTECGSFFNILKPHTCEYKIKPYSCNICGKRCVSESSLKHHSNIHDETYEHPCKYCHVTFRTRVDKLKHEETHQDSATPYKCPDCSETFATSKERSIHLADHRISKEFRCGVCGIEFRDRPHLQRHSVVHTGLKPYKCSECQRSFSQSSHLKSHMRLHTGERPYKCQHCDKCFNHNVSLKSHVQRYHTSGSGCERKKGKERASDTSDAQEDGSQKGTDLEVDNVEEEQQHTEEEVQNERLTTAKMKRRRSTGRPIGRPKRDAAGNLILGNQMEGQGLNTKTGKVKGQKLKRKRSSNEESEDELTNSDTSFDSAEEEEEEDEEERSKTVRKNAGRGKTRPKNDSDSDFDPEEQTKQKRHNSQSSGIRGNVGIAASQIQSTWA, from the exons ATGTGCTCCGTCGTCGGCTGTGATTCGTGGCGTCGCAGTGCGCAACGCTTCAAGTTACCAGAAGATCCAGAGGAGAGACTGGAGTGGGTTCAGTTTCTTGGTGAAGCCAACAGACAGCGTTTTAAAGAATCGTGCTGGACTGACATAACCATTTGTATCGAGCACTTTACACATGACTGCTATGAAAAGCTGACTCCGACAGGCAGGGTCCAGCTGAAGCCCAGAGCTGTCCCATCACTGTGCCTCAAGTCAGAGCCAGAAGAACCTCTGGAGAGCCCACAACACGTG gaGCCTGTGGAAACCACAGAAGTTGCTTCTCAGTGTGACCTTACAACATGGCATGGTCCAAATCCCTGTTCTCAAAACTCAAGAGCAAATTCAAATG GTTCCCTAACAAGTCCCGGGTCAAGTGTTGTCTCATTGTCATGTTCACCTGATGTATCAAATACTGGTCAGATGCAACAGGATGTTATGAATATTAATTTGAACCAGGAAAA ggCTGCATGTGTACCGATGGAAGGAAAAGTTGTTGTGAACGGAAACTGCCTCATGCAGTTGTTTCGCAACAGGTGTCCATCATGCGGCGGGATGTTACAGATGGAGAAGGTCACCCATGGGATACTCATCATCTTTAACCAACAGTGCCTTCAGTGTGAGTACAGAAACCAGTGGAAGAGCCAGGTCAATAGTGCTCCAACAGCTGATCAACACCTGACAGGAAGCATAGATGTAACTCCAGAGATCCAACAG gaGCCTGTCGAAACTGCAGAAGTTGCTTGTCAGTGTGACCTTAAAACATATGATAGTCCAGCTTCCTGTTTTGAAGAATCAAGAGTAAATTCAAATG GTTCCCTAGCAAGTCCTGGGTCAAGTGGAGTCTCATTGTCATATTCACCTGATGTTGGTCAGATGCAACAGAATGTTATGAATATTGATTTGAACCAGGAAAA ggcaGCACATCTGCAGATGAAAGGAAAGGTTGTTGTGTATGAAAACTGCCTCATCCAGTTGTTTCGCCACAAGTGTCCATCATGTGGCGGTAAACTTCAAATGGAGAAGGTCACCCATGGGATGCTCATCATCTTGAACCAACAGTGCCTTCAGTGTGAGTACAGAAACCAGTGGAAGAGCCAGGTCAATGCTAGCGTCCCACCAGCTGAAGTTCAACACCTGACAGAAGGCACAGAAGTAACTCCAGAGACCCAACAG ACAACGCTGACAGATGTCGACCCCAGCTGTGCGGTTTCGTCTGAGATTGTTACTTTTAGTGATGAAGAAAGTAATCCCtcagatgaaggagaggagggtgaTCAAGGTGCAGTGAGTTCAGACGGGGAGTGGAATCCAACAGAGGATATTTTGCTGGCTGAAGAGCTTGCAAAGGGTTCAGATGAGGAAACTGAAGAGGAGGGAGATTTTGATTCCCGTAGTGGCCTCAGAATTAATGAACTCTGCACAGAGTGTGGAAGTTTTTTTAATATCCTGAAGCCTCACACATGTGAGTACAAAATAAAGCCATATTCCTGCAATATTTGTGGCAAAAGATGTGTTAGTGAGAGTTCTCTAAAACATCATAGCAATATCCACGATGAAACCTATGAACATCCTTGCAAATACTGCCATGTAACCTTCAGAACAAGGGTGGACAAACTCAAACATGAGGAGACCCATCAAGATAGCGCAACGCCTTATAAATGTCCAGACTGTTCAGAGACATTTGCAACCAGTAAAGAACGCAGCATTCACCTGGCAGATCACAGAATCTCAAAGGAGTTCAGATGTGGAGTCTGTGGGATTGAATTTAGGGATAGACCTCATCTCCAGAGACACTCTGTTGTGCACACAGGGTTGAAACCGTACAAGTGTTCAGAGTGCCAACGCAGCTTCAGCCAGTCAAGCCACCTCAAATCCCACATGCGCCTGCACACAGGGGAGAGGCCTTATAAGTGTCAGCATTGCGACAAATGCTTCAATCACAATGTGAGTTTGAAGAGTCATGTGCAGCGTTACCACACATCCGGTTCTGGATGTGAACGGAAGAAGGGTAAGGAAAGGGCAAGCGACACTAGTGATGCTCAAGAGGATGGGAGTCAGAAAGGCACAGATTTGGAGGTCGACAATgtagaggaggagcagcagcataCAGAAGAGGAGGTGCAGAATGAGAGACTTACtacagcaaaaatgaaaaggaggaggagcacAGGCAGACCCATAGGAAGGCCCAAGAGAGATGCAGCAGGCAACTTAATTCTGGGCAATCAAATGGAAGGCCAGGGTTTAAATACTAAgactggaaaagtaaagggacAGAAGTTGAAAAGAAAACGTTCTAGCAACGAAGAGAGTGAGGATGAGCTGACCAACAGTGACACATCCTTTGActcagcagaagaagaagaagaagaagatgaagaggagagaagcaaAACAGTGAGAAAGAATGCtgggagaggaaaaacaagaccAAAAAATGACAGTGACTCTGATTTTGACCcagaagaacaaacaaagcaaaagagGCACAACAGCCAGAGCAGTG GTATCCGGGGGAACGTGGGCATAGCAGCCAGCCAGATTCAGAGCACCTGGGCCTGA
- the LOC122993278 gene encoding zinc finger protein 8-like isoform X2, translating into MCSVVGCDSWRRSAQRFKLPEDPEERLEWVQFLGEANRQRFKESCWTDITICIEHFTHDCYEKLTPTGRVQLKPRAVPSLCLKSEPEEPLESPQHVEPVETTEVASQCDLTTWHGPNPCSQNSRANSNGSLTSPGSSVVSLSCSPDVSNTGQMQQDVMNINLNQEKAACVPMEGKVVVNGNCLMQLFRNRCPSCGGMLQMEKVTHGILIIFNQQCLQCEYRNQWKSQVNSAPTADQHLTGSIDVTPEIQQEPVETAEVACQCDLKTYDSPASCFEESRVNSNGSLASPGSSGVSLSYSPDVGQMQQNVMNIDLNQEKAAHLQMKGKVVVYENCLIQLFRHKCPSCGGKLQMEKVTHGMLIILNQQCLQCEYRNQWKSQVNASVPPAEVQHLTEGTEVTPETQQTTLTDVDPSCAVSSEIVTFSDEESNPSDEGEEGDQGAVSSDGEWNPTEDILLAEELAKGSDEETEEEGDFDSRSGLRINELCTECGSFFNILKPHTCEYKIKPYSCNICGKRCVSESSLKHHSNIHDETYEHPCKYCHVTFRTRVDKLKHEETHQDSATPYKCPDCSETFATSKERSIHLADHRISKEFRCGVCGIEFRDRPHLQRHSVVHTGLKPYKCSECQRSFSQSSHLKSHMRLHTGERPYKCQHCDKCFNHNVSLKSHVQRYHTSGSGCERKKGKERASDTSDAQEDGSQKGTDLEVDNVEEEQQHTEEEVQNERLTTAKMKRRRSTGRPIGRPKRDAAGNLILGNQMEGQGLNTKTGKVKGQKLKRKRSSNEESEDELTNSDTSFDSAEEEEEEDEEERSKTVRKNAGRGKTRPKNDSDSDFDPEEQTKQKRHNSQSSVQRTAEATVEWRSMA; encoded by the exons ATGTGCTCCGTCGTCGGCTGTGATTCGTGGCGTCGCAGTGCGCAACGCTTCAAGTTACCAGAAGATCCAGAGGAGAGACTGGAGTGGGTTCAGTTTCTTGGTGAAGCCAACAGACAGCGTTTTAAAGAATCGTGCTGGACTGACATAACCATTTGTATCGAGCACTTTACACATGACTGCTATGAAAAGCTGACTCCGACAGGCAGGGTCCAGCTGAAGCCCAGAGCTGTCCCATCACTGTGCCTCAAGTCAGAGCCAGAAGAACCTCTGGAGAGCCCACAACACGTG gaGCCTGTGGAAACCACAGAAGTTGCTTCTCAGTGTGACCTTACAACATGGCATGGTCCAAATCCCTGTTCTCAAAACTCAAGAGCAAATTCAAATG GTTCCCTAACAAGTCCCGGGTCAAGTGTTGTCTCATTGTCATGTTCACCTGATGTATCAAATACTGGTCAGATGCAACAGGATGTTATGAATATTAATTTGAACCAGGAAAA ggCTGCATGTGTACCGATGGAAGGAAAAGTTGTTGTGAACGGAAACTGCCTCATGCAGTTGTTTCGCAACAGGTGTCCATCATGCGGCGGGATGTTACAGATGGAGAAGGTCACCCATGGGATACTCATCATCTTTAACCAACAGTGCCTTCAGTGTGAGTACAGAAACCAGTGGAAGAGCCAGGTCAATAGTGCTCCAACAGCTGATCAACACCTGACAGGAAGCATAGATGTAACTCCAGAGATCCAACAG gaGCCTGTCGAAACTGCAGAAGTTGCTTGTCAGTGTGACCTTAAAACATATGATAGTCCAGCTTCCTGTTTTGAAGAATCAAGAGTAAATTCAAATG GTTCCCTAGCAAGTCCTGGGTCAAGTGGAGTCTCATTGTCATATTCACCTGATGTTGGTCAGATGCAACAGAATGTTATGAATATTGATTTGAACCAGGAAAA ggcaGCACATCTGCAGATGAAAGGAAAGGTTGTTGTGTATGAAAACTGCCTCATCCAGTTGTTTCGCCACAAGTGTCCATCATGTGGCGGTAAACTTCAAATGGAGAAGGTCACCCATGGGATGCTCATCATCTTGAACCAACAGTGCCTTCAGTGTGAGTACAGAAACCAGTGGAAGAGCCAGGTCAATGCTAGCGTCCCACCAGCTGAAGTTCAACACCTGACAGAAGGCACAGAAGTAACTCCAGAGACCCAACAG ACAACGCTGACAGATGTCGACCCCAGCTGTGCGGTTTCGTCTGAGATTGTTACTTTTAGTGATGAAGAAAGTAATCCCtcagatgaaggagaggagggtgaTCAAGGTGCAGTGAGTTCAGACGGGGAGTGGAATCCAACAGAGGATATTTTGCTGGCTGAAGAGCTTGCAAAGGGTTCAGATGAGGAAACTGAAGAGGAGGGAGATTTTGATTCCCGTAGTGGCCTCAGAATTAATGAACTCTGCACAGAGTGTGGAAGTTTTTTTAATATCCTGAAGCCTCACACATGTGAGTACAAAATAAAGCCATATTCCTGCAATATTTGTGGCAAAAGATGTGTTAGTGAGAGTTCTCTAAAACATCATAGCAATATCCACGATGAAACCTATGAACATCCTTGCAAATACTGCCATGTAACCTTCAGAACAAGGGTGGACAAACTCAAACATGAGGAGACCCATCAAGATAGCGCAACGCCTTATAAATGTCCAGACTGTTCAGAGACATTTGCAACCAGTAAAGAACGCAGCATTCACCTGGCAGATCACAGAATCTCAAAGGAGTTCAGATGTGGAGTCTGTGGGATTGAATTTAGGGATAGACCTCATCTCCAGAGACACTCTGTTGTGCACACAGGGTTGAAACCGTACAAGTGTTCAGAGTGCCAACGCAGCTTCAGCCAGTCAAGCCACCTCAAATCCCACATGCGCCTGCACACAGGGGAGAGGCCTTATAAGTGTCAGCATTGCGACAAATGCTTCAATCACAATGTGAGTTTGAAGAGTCATGTGCAGCGTTACCACACATCCGGTTCTGGATGTGAACGGAAGAAGGGTAAGGAAAGGGCAAGCGACACTAGTGATGCTCAAGAGGATGGGAGTCAGAAAGGCACAGATTTGGAGGTCGACAATgtagaggaggagcagcagcataCAGAAGAGGAGGTGCAGAATGAGAGACTTACtacagcaaaaatgaaaaggaggaggagcacAGGCAGACCCATAGGAAGGCCCAAGAGAGATGCAGCAGGCAACTTAATTCTGGGCAATCAAATGGAAGGCCAGGGTTTAAATACTAAgactggaaaagtaaagggacAGAAGTTGAAAAGAAAACGTTCTAGCAACGAAGAGAGTGAGGATGAGCTGACCAACAGTGACACATCCTTTGActcagcagaagaagaagaagaagaagatgaagaggagagaagcaaAACAGTGAGAAAGAATGCtgggagaggaaaaacaagaccAAAAAATGACAGTGACTCTGATTTTGACCcagaagaacaaacaaagcaaaagagGCACAACAGCCAGAGCAGTG TTCAGCGTACAGCAGAAGCCACTGTGGAGTGGAGGTCTATGGCATAG